The following DNA comes from Acidobacteriota bacterium.
CCTCCGATTCAACCGCATTCAGTTCACGCCCGACCTGATGCCGGCGGACATCGTCGGCACCCACGTCCTCCGCGAGGACGAGACCGGAGGCCGGCGGCTGGTCTTCGAACGCGGCCCGATCTTCGCGAACCTGGTGCTCGCCGACGAGATCAACCGCGCCACGCCGAAGACCCAGTCCGCGCTGCTCGAGGCGATGCAGGAGACGACCGTCACGGTCGGCGGCGAGACGAGCCCTCTCGATCCGCCGTTCTTCGTGCTCGCCACCCAGAACCCGCTGGAGATGGAGGGCACCTATCCCCTGCCCGAGGCGCAGCTCGACCGCTTCCTGTTCAAGCTGCGGATGACCTATCCGGCGACCGAGGAGCTGCACACCATCCTCGACCGCACCACCTCCGGACACGTCCCGGAGGCCGAAGCTCTCTGGACCGCCGAGCAGGTGATCGCCATGCGGCACGCGGCCCGTCTGGCACCGATCGCGCGGCCGGTCCAGGACTACGCGATCCGGCTGGGGCTGGCGACCCGGCCCGAGGGCGAACATCCCGCGGAAGCGGTGCGTCGCTACATCCGCATCGGCGCCAGCCCGCGCGGCATCCAGGCGATGGTGCTCGGCGCCAAGGTCCACGCGCTGATCCGTGGCCGGCCGAACGTGTCCCGCGAGGACATCCGAGCCGTGGCGCTCCCCGCCCTGCGACACCGCGTCCTGATGAACTTCGAGGGCGAAGCCGAACGGGTCGACCTCGACGAGCTGCTCCAGGACCTGATCGACAGCGTGCCCGAGGGCTGAGCGGGCGGGCTCCAAGCTCCGAGCCGTGGCCGACCACTCCGTCTTCGCCTTCGAGCCGGCCTTCCTCGCCCGGCTGGAGCGCCTGCGCCTTCTCACCCGGCGCGTACCCGCCGGCGGCTTCAAGGGGGAGCACCGCGCCAGCCACCTCGGCTCCGGGCTCGAGTTCGCGGACTACCGCCCCTATGTCGAAGGCGACGACGTGCGCCACCTCGACTGGCGCGCCTACCTGCGCTTCGACCGGCTGCTGCTGAGGATGTTCGAGGAACACGGCGACCTCGCCGTCTACATCCTGCTCGACTGCAGCCACTCCATGGCGCCGACGCCTGGTCTCGCCGGCCGCCGCAAGTTCGACGCGGCGCGCCGGATAGCGGCGGCCCTGACCTACATCGCCCTGGCCACCCTCGACCGGGTCACCCTGGCGCCGTACTCCGGCCATGTGCACCAGGTTCTCGGCCCGCTCCACGGCTCCCGCCAGGTGTGGCGCGCCCTCGACTATCTCGCCAATCTCGACACCGGCGGCGAGACACACCTCGACCGCACGGTCCGGGAGGTCTTCGCGGCCGGCCGCCGCCGCGGCCTGGTCATCGTGATCTCGGACCTCCTCTCCGACACGACGGAGGGCGGCCTCGACCTCCTGCTGCCGCTCCGGCACGATGTGGCGGTCATCCAGGTCACCGATCACCGCGATCTCGAGGCGCCGCTCGACCGCGACACGACCCTGGTCGACAGCGAAACGGGCGACTCGCTCCGCATTCACGGCGCCCCAAACCTGCTCCACCGCCTGGAGCGGGAGGCGGAGGCCCACCGCGAGGAGATCCGCGCCCGCTGCACCGCCCGCGGCTGGTCCTTCATCCACGCCCCGGTCGAGGCGTCCTTCGAGAAACTGGCGCTGGGCGCCCTGCGCCGCGGCCTGCTGAGCCGGGGCCGCTGAGATGCCCTTCTGGATCCCGCTCGGAGTCGCCGCCCTGCTGGTGCTGGCGATCTACCTGATCCGGCCCACCGCGCAGGCGCTGCCAGTCGCCTCAACGGTGCTCTGGCGGCGCCTGCTGGCGGCGCGCAAGCGGCGGCGCGACCGCCTGCGCTGGCTGCTCTCGCTGCTCCTGGCCACGGCGGTCGCCGGTCTCCTGTCGGTCGCGGCAAGCCGGGCGCCCTGGCTGCAGCCCGGCGGCGGCGATCCGATCGCCCTGGCCTTCGACCCGTCGCCGACGATGCAGGCAGGTCTGCCGAATGGAGGCCCCAGCCGGATCGAACTGGCCGCGGCCGAGGCGCGTCGGATCGTTGCCGAGGCCGAAGTCGGCAGCCGCTTCACCGTGAACGCGGATCCGACTCCCTTGACTTCCGCCGAGGTGCTGGCGCTCC
Coding sequences within:
- a CDS encoding MoxR family ATPase, which translates into the protein MNDTAQPRTADDLALQLTEFADRCSRLRSEIGKVIVGQEEVVDGAIIGLLADGHVLLEGIPGLGKTRLVRTLAQALHLRFNRIQFTPDLMPADIVGTHVLREDETGGRRLVFERGPIFANLVLADEINRATPKTQSALLEAMQETTVTVGGETSPLDPPFFVLATQNPLEMEGTYPLPEAQLDRFLFKLRMTYPATEELHTILDRTTSGHVPEAEALWTAEQVIAMRHAARLAPIARPVQDYAIRLGLATRPEGEHPAEAVRRYIRIGASPRGIQAMVLGAKVHALIRGRPNVSREDIRAVALPALRHRVLMNFEGEAERVDLDELLQDLIDSVPEG
- a CDS encoding DUF58 domain-containing protein; protein product: MADHSVFAFEPAFLARLERLRLLTRRVPAGGFKGEHRASHLGSGLEFADYRPYVEGDDVRHLDWRAYLRFDRLLLRMFEEHGDLAVYILLDCSHSMAPTPGLAGRRKFDAARRIAAALTYIALATLDRVTLAPYSGHVHQVLGPLHGSRQVWRALDYLANLDTGGETHLDRTVREVFAAGRRRGLVIVISDLLSDTTEGGLDLLLPLRHDVAVIQVTDHRDLEAPLDRDTTLVDSETGDSLRIHGAPNLLHRLEREAEAHREEIRARCTARGWSFIHAPVEASFEKLALGALRRGLLSRGR